A genomic window from Chlorobium phaeobacteroides DSM 266 includes:
- a CDS encoding Hsp20/alpha crystallin family protein — translation MTLKLYGKDPLKMFEDVFNDKVSPFFTSMMTPSFKVDISEDEKAIYIDADVPGMKKEDVKVKIEDDVLFISAERTQEEEEKKKGYHRIERSWGSLSRSFTVGDNIDTDNIEASYDNGVLKLVLPKKEVVPEKGKEVPVK, via the coding sequence ATGACACTGAAGCTTTATGGAAAGGATCCTCTCAAGATGTTTGAGGATGTTTTTAATGACAAGGTCTCTCCTTTTTTCACGTCGATGATGACTCCCTCTTTCAAGGTTGATATCAGCGAGGATGAAAAGGCGATTTATATTGATGCGGATGTTCCGGGGATGAAGAAGGAGGATGTGAAGGTCAAGATTGAGGATGATGTTCTGTTTATCAGTGCCGAAAGAACCCAGGAGGAGGAGGAGAAGAAAAAAGGGTATCATCGCATTGAGCGATCGTGGGGCAGTCTGAGCAGAAGTTTTACCGTCGGGGACAATATCGATACCGATAACATTGAGGCATCCTACGACAATGGGGTTCTTAAACTCGTGCTTCCCAAAAAGGAAGTGGTGCCGGAGAAGGGAAAAGAGGTACCTGTTAAATAG
- a CDS encoding GIY-YIG nuclease family protein, whose amino-acid sequence MIRDKAYCVYILANQANNVIYVGMTNDLQRRVLEHKSRLVDGFSKKYNVDKLVYFEETSDVLRAIAREKEIKKWRREKKNLLIATMNPEWKDLACECS is encoded by the coding sequence ATGATTCGTGATAAAGCATATTGTGTATACATTCTTGCCAACCAGGCAAACAATGTGATCTATGTGGGCATGACAAATGATCTGCAGCGAAGGGTTCTTGAACACAAAAGCAGGCTTGTCGATGGATTTTCAAAAAAATATAATGTAGATAAACTGGTCTATTTTGAAGAAACGAGCGATGTGCTGAGAGCTATAGCAAGGGAAAAAGAGATAAAAAAATGGAGACGGGAAAAGAAAAATTTACTGATTGCTACGATGAATCCTGAATGGAAAGATCTTGCCTGCGAATGCTCATGA
- a CDS encoding magnesium chelatase subunit H yields the protein MRFVFLTMESTNNGTLRSAAETLNQRFGLNLDVAIFNLGLHHAAPNLWEQLEERFRTADFIFGSMLFSEEIVRPLEKLLEQALCPVCIITSNPALITQTRVGKFSLRKSKEETKEPGLFKQWASKLKPKHSHGESQRQLALARNVSRMMKHLPGKARDIHTFIAAHQFWLNGSEENMERFLSLLIDRYVPGWKGKLPQSDPVFYPEAGLCHPDAPEQFFSAGEYLQWQKKNHPSGGKGPVAILAMRSTMLSKNMQHIDSLQKALESKGIDTCIAYSGGLDFRPALDRFFDPQKPGTLRPRLLINATGFSLVGGPAETRAAEAVVAMNKLDVPCYNLIPLSFQHVEQWRESNLGLTPLQTALSVAVPELDGTIEPHVYAGTEAGTDRTVPLKEEIAAVANRAHRFLRLQEKPVSEKKIAIVLFNFPPNLGNAGTAAYLNVFESLIRLLKEMKTAGYHVDLPASVEELKNKLLEGNRLIYGTDGNVADHLPVDEYRKRFPAYTEIEPFWGDAPGEILNDRQKFHILGCSFGNIFLGQQPGFGYERDPMRLLMAKDAAPNHAFAAFYTWIEQCFNADAVLHFGTHGALEFMPGKQTGLSSSCWPKKLIGSLPNFYVYCVNNPSEGAIAKRRGYATIISYLTPPLEHAGLYKELARLRALIAGTRQTTTHETMAEIRELASSLELDTGLQELPDETWLARLNSELYLVEERMIPLGLHIMGEAPTPESLVDHLALLTSHSRPELDNRTLPELICKHRHLDYHLLIERIKDDRDAQREWQELLAITREAIKLFTRHLPDGQTTDHLPVRAMLEGTFTVRMAEADSYLHRQAGIKIGELQKLWHFLQRILVNLAENREIHAVLHALEGKYTPPSPGNDLVRNPDTVPTGRNIHSLDPYSIPTHFAQQTGERSAEELLQVYRDENGSLPESIAIVLWGTDNLKSDGEGVAQALALLGARAKTDELGKIGDVELIPLEQLGRPRIDVVMTISGIFRDLLSHQVKLLDKAVRMAAAADEPESMNFLRKHVLQEMLEKNIPFSDASNRVFSNAPGSYGANVNHLVESSTWEEEEQLVDAFVSRKSFAVTETGQWKECPDALRSALQHVTLTFQNIDSYEIGISDIDHYYEYLGGISKTVEQISKTMPKVMIGDINGFGKKQRICSLEKMVSLEARTKLLNPKWYEAMLEHGYEGVREIESHLTNTYGWSATASAVKEWTYRQFSETFLQDKAMLERLASMNVHATRAMTSRLLEAHSRGFWDADAETIEELREIYLDLETKIEGVHHETH from the coding sequence ATGCGTTTTGTCTTTCTAACCATGGAGTCAACCAACAACGGCACCTTGCGAAGTGCCGCTGAAACGTTGAATCAGAGGTTCGGGCTTAACCTTGATGTTGCCATTTTTAATCTTGGCCTTCATCATGCCGCTCCAAACCTGTGGGAGCAGCTTGAAGAGCGTTTTCGTACCGCGGATTTCATCTTCGGTTCAATGCTTTTCAGCGAAGAGATCGTTCGTCCGCTCGAAAAACTGCTTGAACAGGCACTCTGCCCGGTCTGCATTATTACCAGCAACCCTGCGCTGATCACCCAGACAAGAGTTGGAAAGTTTTCACTCCGCAAATCGAAAGAGGAAACAAAAGAACCCGGCCTGTTCAAACAATGGGCATCAAAACTCAAGCCTAAACACAGTCATGGCGAAAGCCAGCGACAGCTTGCCCTTGCGCGTAACGTCAGCCGGATGATGAAACACCTCCCCGGCAAAGCAAGAGATATTCATACATTTATAGCCGCTCACCAGTTCTGGCTGAACGGGTCGGAAGAAAATATGGAGCGGTTCCTCTCTCTTCTCATCGACCGCTACGTACCCGGCTGGAAAGGCAAACTCCCCCAGAGCGATCCCGTCTTTTACCCTGAAGCGGGACTTTGCCATCCCGATGCGCCTGAACAGTTCTTCTCGGCAGGAGAATATCTCCAATGGCAAAAAAAGAATCATCCTTCAGGAGGCAAAGGCCCTGTTGCCATTCTTGCCATGCGCTCAACCATGCTGAGCAAAAACATGCAGCATATCGACTCTTTGCAAAAAGCACTCGAATCGAAAGGCATCGACACCTGCATTGCATATAGCGGCGGCCTTGACTTCCGTCCAGCTCTCGACAGATTTTTCGACCCCCAAAAACCCGGCACACTCCGACCCCGCCTGCTCATTAATGCCACAGGATTTTCCCTTGTAGGCGGCCCGGCTGAAACGAGGGCCGCAGAGGCTGTCGTGGCCATGAATAAACTTGATGTCCCCTGCTACAACCTGATTCCCCTATCCTTTCAACATGTGGAACAGTGGAGGGAAAGCAACCTTGGCCTGACCCCGTTACAGACAGCATTAAGCGTAGCCGTTCCGGAACTTGACGGCACCATCGAACCCCACGTCTATGCCGGAACTGAAGCAGGTACCGACCGTACGGTACCACTTAAAGAGGAGATAGCCGCTGTGGCAAATCGGGCGCATCGATTTCTCCGGCTTCAGGAAAAACCTGTCAGCGAGAAAAAAATCGCCATTGTGCTCTTCAATTTTCCTCCAAATCTCGGAAATGCAGGAACAGCCGCCTATCTCAACGTTTTCGAAAGCCTCATCCGTCTCTTAAAAGAGATGAAAACAGCCGGATACCATGTCGATCTCCCGGCTTCGGTTGAAGAGCTGAAAAACAAACTGCTCGAAGGAAATCGACTGATCTACGGAACCGACGGCAACGTAGCCGACCACCTGCCGGTTGACGAGTACAGAAAACGTTTTCCGGCTTATACGGAGATTGAACCGTTCTGGGGCGATGCTCCCGGAGAGATACTCAACGATCGTCAGAAGTTTCATATTCTCGGCTGCTCTTTTGGTAACATCTTTCTGGGCCAGCAGCCAGGTTTCGGATATGAACGCGATCCGATGCGCCTGCTTATGGCAAAGGATGCCGCTCCAAACCATGCCTTTGCCGCATTCTACACCTGGATCGAACAATGTTTCAACGCCGATGCGGTACTCCACTTCGGCACACACGGCGCTCTTGAGTTCATGCCTGGAAAACAGACCGGCCTTTCGAGTTCATGCTGGCCTAAAAAACTGATCGGATCGCTCCCGAACTTTTATGTCTACTGCGTGAACAATCCAAGCGAAGGCGCTATTGCAAAACGAAGAGGTTATGCGACCATTATCAGCTATCTCACGCCACCTCTTGAACATGCAGGGCTGTACAAAGAACTTGCACGACTCCGGGCTCTTATTGCCGGAACCCGTCAGACGACGACCCATGAAACCATGGCTGAAATCAGAGAACTTGCCTCATCCCTTGAACTGGATACCGGCTTGCAGGAGCTCCCTGATGAAACCTGGCTTGCCAGACTGAATAGCGAACTTTACCTCGTTGAAGAGCGCATGATTCCTCTCGGACTGCACATTATGGGAGAAGCGCCGACTCCTGAAAGTCTTGTCGATCATCTTGCCCTGCTCACCAGCCACTCTCGTCCGGAGCTCGACAACCGCACACTGCCTGAACTGATCTGCAAACACCGGCATCTTGATTACCATCTTCTCATAGAGCGTATCAAAGACGACCGTGATGCGCAACGGGAGTGGCAGGAGTTGCTTGCCATAACACGCGAAGCGATAAAACTCTTCACCAGGCATCTTCCCGACGGACAAACCACCGATCATCTGCCGGTCAGAGCCATGCTTGAGGGAACCTTTACCGTAAGAATGGCCGAAGCCGACAGCTACCTGCACCGTCAGGCAGGCATAAAAATCGGTGAACTCCAGAAGCTCTGGCATTTTCTGCAGCGGATACTGGTTAACCTTGCTGAAAACCGTGAAATTCATGCTGTACTCCATGCGCTTGAAGGGAAATATACACCCCCGTCTCCAGGCAATGATCTTGTTCGAAACCCGGATACCGTCCCGACAGGAAGAAACATCCACAGTCTCGACCCCTACAGCATCCCGACGCATTTTGCGCAGCAGACCGGAGAGCGCTCCGCAGAAGAGCTGCTTCAGGTTTACAGGGATGAAAACGGAAGCCTGCCGGAATCCATAGCGATAGTGCTCTGGGGCACCGACAATCTGAAAAGCGACGGAGAAGGTGTTGCGCAAGCCCTTGCACTGCTTGGAGCAAGAGCAAAAACTGATGAACTGGGAAAAATAGGCGATGTCGAACTGATTCCCCTTGAACAGCTCGGACGACCTCGTATCGATGTTGTTATGACCATCAGCGGCATATTCAGAGATCTGCTCTCGCACCAGGTCAAGCTGCTTGACAAAGCTGTCAGAATGGCAGCAGCGGCCGATGAACCTGAATCGATGAATTTTTTAAGAAAACATGTGCTCCAGGAGATGCTCGAAAAAAACATTCCGTTTTCCGATGCCTCCAACAGGGTTTTTTCAAATGCGCCCGGAAGTTACGGCGCAAATGTCAATCATCTGGTCGAAAGCAGCACATGGGAAGAAGAGGAGCAGCTCGTCGATGCGTTTGTCAGCCGAAAAAGTTTTGCGGTAACTGAAACCGGCCAATGGAAAGAGTGCCCTGACGCCCTTCGATCCGCCTTGCAGCATGTCACCCTCACCTTCCAGAATATTGACAGTTATGAAATCGGTATTTCGGATATAGACCATTATTATGAGTATCTTGGCGGTATATCAAAAACCGTTGAACAGATAAGCAAAACCATGCCGAAAGTCATGATTGGCGACATCAACGGATTCGGAAAAAAACAGCGGATCTGTTCTCTGGAAAAAATGGTATCGCTTGAAGCGCGAACCAAGCTGCTCAACCCGAAATGGTATGAAGCCATGCTTGAGCACGGCTATGAAGGAGTCAGAGAGATAGAGTCTCACCTGACGAACACCTATGGATGGAGTGCTACAGCCTCTGCCGTCAAAGAGTGGACATACCGGCAGTTCAGCGAAACATTCCTGCAGGACAAAGCCATGCTTGAGCGATTGGCATCGATGAATGTCCATGCAACCAGAGCTATGACAAGCCGTCTGCTCGAAGCTCACTCAAGAGGGTTCTGGGATGCAGATGCCGAGACGATCGAAGAGCTCCGTGAAATCTATCTTGACCTTGAAACAAAAATAGAAGGCGTTCACCACGAAACACACTGA
- the bchM gene encoding magnesium protoporphyrin IX methyltransferase, whose product MNSTSFNAEEHKKMLRSYFNGQGFQRWASIYGDDKLSTVRKTVREGHTVMMDKAFEWLRKLALPPESSVLDAGCGTGLFSIRIAKEGYKVKAVDIASQMVDKAKADAIKKGVAKNIDFEVNTIESVKGKYDVVVCFDVLIHYPAEGFAQAFKNLSSLTNGSVIYTYAPYNKILAFQHWLGGFFPKKERRTTIQMIKDEDMQKAIATAGMTIVNKEKISWGFYHTMLMHVKH is encoded by the coding sequence ATGAACAGCACCTCTTTCAATGCTGAAGAACACAAAAAAATGCTCCGCTCCTATTTCAACGGGCAGGGCTTCCAGAGATGGGCATCGATCTATGGAGACGACAAGCTCTCAACGGTACGCAAGACGGTACGAGAGGGTCACACCGTTATGATGGACAAGGCTTTCGAGTGGCTCCGCAAACTCGCTCTCCCCCCGGAATCAAGCGTGCTCGACGCCGGTTGCGGAACAGGCCTTTTCAGTATAAGAATTGCCAAAGAGGGTTATAAAGTAAAAGCCGTCGATATAGCATCACAGATGGTTGACAAAGCAAAAGCCGACGCCATAAAAAAAGGAGTTGCCAAAAACATCGATTTTGAGGTCAACACCATAGAATCAGTCAAAGGCAAATATGATGTTGTGGTATGCTTTGATGTTCTGATTCATTATCCGGCAGAAGGGTTTGCCCAGGCATTCAAAAACCTCAGCAGTCTAACCAACGGATCGGTAATCTATACCTATGCCCCCTACAACAAGATCCTTGCATTCCAGCACTGGCTTGGCGGTTTCTTCCCCAAAAAAGAACGACGCACAACCATACAGATGATCAAGGACGAAGATATGCAGAAAGCCATTGCAACAGCAGGAATGACCATTGTAAACAAAGAAAAAATAAGCTGGGGATTTTACCACACCATGCTTATGCACGTAAAACATTAG
- a CDS encoding glycosyltransferase family 4 protein — protein MNFLFVHQNFPGQFRHVAKALAEMPEHRVVGIGESANLKGRLSLHPRINVMGYQPKRGASPETHHYIRDFEGAVRRGQEVARVAFELRKKGFRPDLVISHPAWGESFFLPDIFPDARHIGYFEYFYRSSGGDIGFDPEFPSSFDDRLKVRIKNTTQLLSLDSADAGISPTLWQQSRYPKEFHSKIRVIHEGVDTNVVAPDENASIDIDGAHFIRGDRVITYVARNLEPCRGVHVFIRAIPLIQELCPDARIVIIGGDDVSYGRRPTAGTTYRSLYCDEVKDVADWSRVHFTGRLPYNRYLKILQLSSAHVYLTYPFVLSWSMLEAMAAGCVVIGSATPPVQEVITHAENGLLVDFFDREELARTVAGVVNNQSQHEQIRQSARQTILDRYDLHTKCLPELLRYLIG, from the coding sequence ATGAATTTTTTATTTGTACATCAGAACTTTCCCGGACAGTTCCGACATGTTGCCAAAGCCCTGGCCGAGATGCCGGAACACCGGGTAGTCGGTATTGGAGAGAGCGCCAATCTCAAGGGACGTCTGTCGTTGCATCCCCGGATAAACGTAATGGGGTATCAGCCGAAAAGGGGTGCGAGTCCAGAGACTCACCACTATATCCGTGACTTCGAAGGGGCTGTACGCCGGGGCCAGGAGGTTGCCCGTGTGGCGTTTGAGCTCCGAAAGAAAGGGTTTCGTCCCGATCTGGTGATCAGCCATCCAGCCTGGGGGGAGTCGTTTTTTCTTCCGGATATTTTTCCGGATGCCCGTCATATCGGTTATTTCGAGTACTTCTATCGGAGTTCCGGGGGGGATATCGGGTTTGATCCGGAGTTTCCTTCTTCTTTTGATGATCGGCTGAAGGTAAGGATTAAAAACACGACTCAGCTTCTGAGCCTTGATTCTGCCGATGCAGGAATTTCGCCTACCCTGTGGCAGCAGAGCCGCTATCCGAAAGAGTTTCATTCGAAAATCAGGGTAATTCACGAAGGGGTGGATACCAACGTTGTCGCTCCTGACGAAAATGCATCGATTGATATTGACGGAGCGCATTTCATAAGAGGCGACAGGGTTATTACCTATGTAGCCCGTAATCTGGAACCTTGTCGAGGGGTTCATGTGTTCATTCGCGCTATTCCACTGATTCAGGAGCTGTGCCCTGATGCACGGATTGTTATTATCGGAGGCGATGATGTCAGTTACGGGAGAAGACCTACGGCAGGAACAACCTACCGGTCACTTTATTGTGACGAAGTGAAAGATGTAGCGGACTGGTCACGGGTTCATTTTACCGGCAGGCTGCCCTACAACCGCTACCTGAAAATTTTACAGCTCTCTTCAGCTCATGTTTATCTTACCTATCCTTTTGTGCTCTCCTGGTCGATGCTTGAGGCAATGGCTGCCGGTTGTGTTGTGATCGGTTCAGCGACGCCCCCTGTTCAGGAGGTCATTACTCATGCAGAGAATGGCCTGCTGGTTGACTTTTTCGACAGGGAAGAACTTGCTCGTACGGTTGCCGGAGTAGTCAATAACCAGTCACAGCATGAACAGATAAGGCAATCTGCCCGACAGACCATACTTGATCGCTATGATCTGCATACAAAATGCCTGCCCGAACTGCTGCGGTATCTGATCGGGTAG
- the bchE gene encoding magnesium-protoporphyrin IX monomethyl ester anaerobic oxidative cyclase yields MKILMVQPNYHSGGAEIAGNWTPSWVAYIGGALKQAGFDQIRFVDAMADDLPDDQIEEIIRSNKPDVVMTTNITPSIFKAQDIMKIAKKVNPKIRTLMGGIHSTFMYPQVLSEAPETDYVIRGEGEEVAVNLIRSIANGTDKQDRAEITGIAYVDDEGKVFATPAHPVIENLDTLSPDWSLYDWDKYIYTPLNCRLAVPNFARGCPFTCTFCSQWQFWRRYRARSPKHFVDEIEILVKKYNVGFFILADEEPTINKQKFVTLCQELIDRKLGVTWGINTRVTDIMRDEDLLPFFRKAGLVHVSLGTEAASQMNLNRFRKETTIEENKFAIKMLQKNGIVAEAQFVMGLEHETPETIEETYQLCKDWDPDMANWTIYTPWPFSDLFKELGDRVEVRDYSKYNFVSPIIKPDNMEREDVLKGVLKSYARFYARKTFFSYPWIKDPYVRKYMLGCLKAFAQTTITKRFYDIDRVKTKNRKIEIDLGFDKSRILTQEEVKNLKELRPEMVADMSFGLKEAGYQREHDEHDWDAFDETTIKDRTSSTIRNC; encoded by the coding sequence ATGAAAATACTGATGGTTCAGCCAAATTATCACTCAGGCGGTGCTGAAATTGCCGGAAACTGGACACCAAGCTGGGTTGCCTATATCGGCGGTGCCTTGAAACAGGCAGGATTCGATCAGATTCGATTTGTCGATGCAATGGCAGACGATCTGCCAGACGATCAGATTGAGGAGATCATCCGTTCCAACAAGCCGGATGTGGTTATGACAACCAATATCACCCCGTCGATTTTCAAGGCACAGGATATCATGAAAATCGCAAAAAAGGTGAATCCTAAAATTCGCACCCTTATGGGCGGTATTCACTCAACCTTCATGTACCCGCAGGTGCTGAGCGAAGCCCCCGAAACTGACTATGTTATCCGTGGCGAAGGCGAAGAGGTTGCCGTCAACCTTATCCGATCGATCGCCAATGGCACCGACAAACAGGATCGTGCCGAAATTACCGGTATCGCCTACGTTGACGATGAGGGTAAAGTCTTTGCAACCCCTGCTCACCCCGTTATTGAGAATCTCGACACCCTCTCCCCCGACTGGAGCCTCTACGACTGGGATAAATACATCTACACACCGCTGAACTGTCGGCTTGCCGTGCCGAACTTCGCAAGAGGATGCCCCTTTACCTGCACATTCTGCTCACAATGGCAGTTCTGGCGCCGCTACCGCGCACGCAGCCCGAAACATTTCGTTGATGAAATCGAGATTCTGGTAAAAAAATACAACGTCGGCTTCTTTATTCTTGCCGACGAAGAACCGACCATCAACAAACAGAAGTTTGTCACTCTCTGTCAGGAGCTGATCGACCGAAAACTCGGCGTTACCTGGGGCATCAATACCCGTGTAACCGATATCATGCGTGATGAAGACCTGTTGCCGTTCTTCCGCAAAGCGGGTCTGGTGCACGTTTCGCTCGGCACCGAGGCCGCAAGCCAGATGAACCTCAACCGGTTCCGCAAGGAAACCACCATCGAGGAAAACAAATTCGCAATCAAGATGCTCCAGAAGAACGGGATCGTTGCAGAAGCGCAATTTGTTATGGGCCTTGAACACGAAACACCGGAAACCATTGAAGAAACCTATCAGCTCTGCAAAGACTGGGATCCTGACATGGCAAACTGGACAATTTACACCCCATGGCCCTTCTCGGATCTCTTCAAAGAGCTTGGCGACAGGGTTGAGGTGCGCGACTATTCAAAATACAACTTCGTTTCGCCGATCATCAAACCGGACAATATGGAGCGTGAAGATGTGCTCAAGGGAGTACTGAAATCATATGCCCGTTTCTACGCCCGCAAAACATTCTTCAGCTACCCGTGGATCAAGGATCCCTATGTTCGCAAATACATGCTCGGGTGCCTGAAAGCGTTTGCTCAGACCACCATCACCAAACGGTTCTACGACATCGACCGCGTCAAGACAAAAAACCGTAAAATCGAAATCGATCTCGGTTTTGACAAATCAAGAATCCTGACGCAGGAAGAAGTAAAGAACCTCAAGGAACTCCGTCCGGAAATGGTTGCCGATATGAGCTTCGGTCTTAAGGAGGCTGGATACCAGCGTGAGCATGACGAGCACGACTGGGATGCTTTCGACGAAACGACCATCAAGGATCGTACGTCCTCAACCATACGTAACTGCTGA